One genomic region from Ralstonia sp. RRA encodes:
- a CDS encoding GIY-YIG nuclease family protein, translating into MILFELAQFSELPSLLNDETRAMSLYVMQNMHGLIKIGRSGNPAQRQQQLRVVGQCAISLVAVFPGAGHFEELAHSQLRKHRVAFEWFRGDRLARRAVEDLFGEQFVWPFEYQQDAATAWIERQLDAGVDRYWRRRERRVIKLLKSAALGIGVCAQYGDGHYQLDADIGLLQGYPTVCIDSRKGETIVTGQRDGDRKRSEVPRYTRSMDDAQTLWLPDVVVEHQATYRRPVDCCLAALCDRWALDVERLAPARAWK; encoded by the coding sequence ATGATCCTGTTCGAGCTAGCACAATTCTCTGAACTCCCCTCGTTGCTAAATGACGAAACGCGCGCGATGTCGTTGTACGTCATGCAAAACATGCACGGGCTGATCAAGATCGGCCGTAGCGGCAATCCAGCTCAGCGCCAGCAACAACTGCGAGTGGTCGGCCAGTGTGCGATTAGCCTTGTCGCTGTTTTTCCTGGCGCTGGCCATTTCGAGGAGCTCGCTCACTCGCAACTGAGGAAGCACCGCGTTGCATTCGAATGGTTCCGAGGCGACCGTCTTGCTCGTCGAGCCGTCGAAGATTTGTTCGGTGAACAGTTTGTCTGGCCCTTTGAATACCAACAGGATGCGGCCACAGCTTGGATCGAACGCCAACTCGACGCAGGTGTAGATCGCTACTGGCGCCGCAGGGAGCGACGAGTGATCAAGCTGCTGAAGTCCGCTGCGTTGGGGATCGGCGTCTGTGCACAGTACGGTGATGGTCACTACCAGCTTGACGCGGACATTGGCTTGCTACAGGGCTACCCGACCGTCTGTATCGACTCGCGCAAGGGTGAAACGATCGTTACCGGGCAACGGGACGGCGATCGCAAGCGAAGCGAGGTTCCCCGATACACCCGCTCGATGGACGATGCACAGACCCTATGGCTACCAGACGTCGTAGTCGAACACCAGGCCACCTATAGGAGGCCTGTCGACTGTTGTCTCGCCGCGCTTTGTGATCGTTGGGCACTTGATGTTGAGCGCCTTGCGCCAGCAAGGGCTTGGAAATAG